The segment ATTCGCTTACCGAAAACGGATACGCCGGAGGATATTTATCAGCTGGAAAGCGAAATGGCCCGTATTGAGGCGGCGTGTGGCCGCCCGGTGGGGTCAACACGGCTGATGGCGGCGATTGAATCGGCTGTCGGAGTCATTAACGCGGTGGCGATCGCTCAATCATCTCCGCGCTTAATGGGAATTGCGCTGGCGGCCTTTGATTACGTGATGGATATGCAGACGGAACGGGGCGACGGCACTGAGCTCTTCTATGCGCGCTGCGCGGTTTTACATGCCGCGCGTGCCGCAGGAATCGATGCTTTTGATGTGGTGTATGCCGACATTGATGACGAAGCGGGCTTTTTAAAAGAGGTGGATCTGATAAAGCGGATGGGCTTCAACGGTAAATCGCTGATCAACCCCCGGCAGATTGAGATCTTACACAACGCCTATGCGCCCACCCAGGAGGAGGTCGACTACGCGGAGCGCGTGATCGCCGCGGCTGAAGAGGGGGATCGTCAGGGGCTTGGTGTGATTTCGCTGAATGGAAAAATGATTGATGCGCCCATCATTAATCATGCTCGTGTCGTGATTGAACGTAAAAACGCCTCCGGCGTTCGTCAATAGCGTTATTTTGCCCAGAACAACAGGATTTAACGATGAGCCATTTAACCGAAGCACTCCAGACTCTGTCCGGCCACGCCCGTCACTATGAACCCTTCAGTGGTGCCAATACCCGGACACCCTATCTCGCTGACATCCGGGAAAAATATCAGCGCAAACTTTTCAGTAGTCTCGACGACGTTCTGGCTCGTTGCGCACTGCGTGATGGTATGACGATCTCCTTTCATCACGCCTTCCGCGAAGGTGACAAAGTCATCAACTACGTTATGGCTGCGCTGGCAGAAAAAGGCCTGAAGGATCTGACGCTGGCATCAAGCTCGCTGATGACCTGCAACGCGCCGCTGATAGAACATATAAAAGCTGGCGTCATTCGCAAAATTTACACCTCCGGTATGCGGGGCGAGCTGGCTGAGGCGATTTCGCACGGGCTGATGGCTGAGCCGGTCGAGATCCATTCTCATGGCGGCAGAGTTAATCTGATTGAAAAGGGCGAAATTTCCATTGATGTCGCCTTCCTGGCCGTCTCCTGCTGCGATGCGTATGGCAACGCCAGCGGCACTGGCGGCAGATCCCGCTGCGGTTCGCTGGGATATGCGATGGTGGATGCACACTATGCCCGAAAGGTGGTGCTGCTGACCGAGAGCATTGAACCCTTTCCTTACCTGCCCGCCAGTCTGATTCAGGATCAGGTGGACTACATCGTCAGAATCGACAGCGTGGGCGATCCGGCAAAAATCAGTGTAGGTGCCGCGCGTGTCACCAGTAACCCGCGGGAGCTGATGATTGCCCGTGCGGCTGCAGATGTGATTGAGCACTCCGGTTTCTTCGTCGACGGGTTTTCTATCCAGACGGGGTCAGGGGCCGCTTCGACGGCCTGCACCCGTTTTCTGGAGTCACGCATGCGCAAACAGAACATTGTCGCCAGTTTTGCCCTTGGGGGCATTACCGGCAGCCTGGTGGATCTGCATGAAAAAGGGCTGATTAAAAAACTGCTGGATACGCAAAGTTTCGACGGCGTCGCCGCGGCATCGCTGGCGACAAACCCGAATCACGTTGAGATCTCAACCAGCGTCTATGCCAATCCCGCCGCGAAAGCAGCCTGCTGCGATCGGGTTGATATCGTCATCCTCAGTGCGCTGGAGATCGATACCGATTTTAATGTCAACGTGCTGACCGGCTCTGACGGAGTGATGCGTGGGGCCTCCGGCGGGCATTGCGATGTCGCCGCCGCCGCGAATTTAACCATCGTTGTTGCGCCGCTTATCCGCAGCCGTATTCCTACCGTTGTCCGAGAGGTTACTACGCGAGTCACGCCAGGTGAGAGCGTCGACGTGCTGGTTACCGACCAGGGCATTGCGGTGAATCCTGCACGACCAGAGGTAAAAGCACGCCTGATGGCTGCCGGTCTGCCGGTGGTCGATATAGAGACGCTTTATCAGAAAACCCGGCTTATTTCGGGTGAGCCGAAGCCGATTGCATTTACGTCGCGCATCGTTGGCGTTGTGCGCTATCGCGATGGCAGCGTCATTGATGTGGTCCGGCAGGTGAAAGAGTGAGCGCGTCAGTGACCGCCGCCTCCTGCATGAGTCTGACGCTGGAGGATGTGCTGGAAGCCAGAGAGACGCGGGCGCGGGCCCAGCAGGCGTGGCTGGGCCGCTACGGGCAGTCGATCGTTTCTGCGACCCTCGTCTGGCCGGGAGAGATCAAGGACTCGCTGATGGCCAGACGGGTAATGGCAGAGGCGAATAACGCGATTGACCAGGCGCTGCGGACCCATCACTGGCGGGTGGCCGCTCACGAAATCACCTTCCTCTGCACGGGACCGGAGGCGCGCTGGTCCATCTCCTCACCCGCCTGGATGATTAAGCATGTTATGGCCCATCTGGAGGATACCCATCCTCTTGGACGTCTGTGGGACATCGATGTGTTCTGTCCCACGGCAGGCTTGATCAAGCGCAGCGCGATCCATCAGCCGATGCGCAGGTGTTTCATCTGTCATGAGCCCGCCCATGTCTGTTCGCGGATGCGTCGCCACCCGCAGAACGAACTGGCTCAGCTCATCGAGGAGTTAACCAATGACTATTTCAGTCGTCCGCGTTGATGCCGATCGGGCCAGAAGCATCGCCTGGCTGGCCGCAGAGGCGATGTACAAAGAGGTGAAGTTAACGCCTAAGCCCGGTCTGGTGGATAGTGAAAACAGTGGGGCGCACAGTGACATGACCCTTATGCACTTTATGGCCAGTCTGCGCGCCATCTCACCCTGGTTTCCCCGTTTTTACGTGCAGGGGATAACCACGGCTGGTTTGCCCGCTCCCCGGACGTTACAGGCGATAAGGTCAACGGGGCTGGCCTGCGAGCAGGCGATGTTTAAAGCCACCGGCGGCATCAACACGCACAAAGGCGGCATCTTTTCTCTGGGCTTGCTGTGTGCCGCCGCGGGCCGGCTTGAGGCAGGCCGGATCAGGCTCAGTCAGCAGAACCTCTGTCGTGAAGTTCGCGCGATGTGCAAAGGCCTAGTTGACCGGGAGCTCAGCAGAAGCCGCGCAGCCAGAACAAAAGGTGAACAAATCTTTCAGGTTTGCGGACTCACGGGCGCGCGCGGTGAAGCCGAAACGGGCTTTGAGACTGTCAGACGATATGGTTTGCCGCAATGGGAAAAGGCTCTGGGTGAGGGGCGCTCTGAAGAGGAGGCCCTGCTGACGATGCTGCTGGCCTTAATGGCCGCCAATCCCGACACTAACCTGGTTTCACGAGGGGGACTGGATGGCCTGAGATATGCGCAGCGCTACGCGGCGCGGCTCACGAAAATAGAAAACCTGTCCGGCAGCAGACTCAGCCAGGCGCTGACAAAGATGAACGCCGCCTTTATTAAAAAAGATCTGAGTCCGGGCGGTAGCGCGGATCTGCTGGCAGTGGGATGGGTCCTTTCCCATTACCCGACGCGCTGACACGGCGTCAACATGGAGAGTGAAACGACATGACGACACAACGGCTGGAACAGTTGAGTGAGATGTTCACGGTTATTCTGGTGCCAGGCCTGAGAGACAGTGACGAACATCACTGGCAGAGTTGCTGGAGTCGGCGTTTTCCTCTCTGGAAGCGGATCCGTCAGCGAAACTGGCGGGATCCGGATATTGACGGCTGGATTTCGGCTATCCGTCGGGAAGACTTTACCTGTCAGCGTCCGGCCATTCTGGTCGGGCACAGTTTCGGGGCCCTTGCCGCGTGTCGTCTGGTGCAGACGCAGACGTTGCCTGTGGCCGGTCTGGTGCTGGTCGCTCCTGCCGAACCCTCTCTTTTCGAACTGGAGGATCGGGTTCTGCCGCGGACGCTTCCCACGCACAGCATTATGTTCGTCAGCCATAACGATCCGCTGATGTCTTTCAAACGCGCGCAATTCTGGTCTGAATGCTGGGGGGCGCGCCTTATCGATATCGGTGACGCCGGACATATCAATACCGCAGCCGGATTTGGCGAGTGGGAGTATGGTCTGGCACAGCTTGCCGACTTCGGCGAGAGCCTGGCCTGGACGCAAAGAGAGAATTGAGCCGTTTTTACTGTAACCGCTACTGAAGTCAATCATGTCTGTTTCGGAGAAACCATGTCAGAAAACGATAATAAAAATGCGCAGGAACGCGCTTTAAAAAATATTCCTCCTGAGCCCCTGAATAGAGAGCAAACGCAGGCGTTAATAGCCTCGCTGAACACAGCAACGGGAGAAGATAAAAACAGGCTGATTCATCAGTTAGCCCATTGCGTGCCGCCGGGTGTCGATCCGGCCGCAGAGATTAAAGCGGCATTTCTTTATCAGCAAATTGAAAAGGGCAGGCAGGCCGGTATTCTCCCTCCCCGGCAGGCGATTGAACTGCTGGGCACCATGCAGGGGGGATATAATATTCAGCCGCTGATCGATCTGCTGGATGATCCGCAGTGGGCGGACTGTGCGGCGGAACAGCTCAGTCACACCATCCTGATCTTTGAGAAATTCAGCGAAGTCGCCGGAAAAGCCCGGCAGGGAAATCCTCAGGCGCAAAAAGTGATGAACGCCTGGGCCGAAGGAGTCTGGTTTACGCGCCGTCCGGCCCTTCCGGATGTCATCACGCTCACTGTCTTCAGAGTGACCGGAGAAACGACGACCGACGATCTCTCACCGGCGCCTGAGGCGTGGTCGCGCCCCGATATTCCTCTGCATGCGCTCTCTATGCTCAGCCAGCCGCGCGACGGCGTGGAGCCGGATGAGCCCGGCAGCCGGGGACCGATCCGCCAGCTGGCAACGCTCAGAAGCGCGGGCTATCCACTGGTTTACGTCGGGGATGTGGTGGGAACCGGATCGTCACGCAAATCGGCAACCAATTCGCTTCTGTGGCATATCGGCAGCGATATTCCCTGGGTGCCGGGCAAACGTAGCGGCGGCTTTGTCTTTGGAGGAAAGATTGCCCCGATATTTTTTAACACGCTGGAAGATTCTGGCGCGCTACCCGTCGAGATGGATGTCTCGGGGCTGGAAACCGGGATGCAGATCGACCTTTACCCCAGCCGGGGCGAGGTGCGTGACAGCCTGAGCCAGCGGCTGATTACCCGATTCGCGCTGAAAACCGCCGTGCTGCTGGATGAAGTCCGCGCCGGAGGACGTATTCCGCTGATCATTGGCCGCAGCCTGACAGCGAAAGCGCGTGAGGCGCTGGGACTGCCTGCCTCTGAACTTTTCCGGCAGCCTGACGCACCCGCCCCTTCCGCCGCGGGCTTTACTCTGGCGCAGAAAATCGTGGGCAGGGCGTGCGGTGTTACAGGTATCCGGCCTGGCCAGTATTGTGAACCAGTCGTCTCCACGGTCGGCTCCCAGGATACGACCGGTGGCATGACGCGCGACGAGCTGACCGATCTCGCCTGTCTGCGCTTTTCTGCCGACCTGTTTATGCAATCGTTCTGCCATACTTCCGCTTACCCGAAACCGGTTGATGTGAAGCTGCACGAAACGCTGCCTGATTTCGTTACCCGGCGCAATGGTGTCACGCTCAGGCCAGGCGATGGCATCATTCACTCCTGGCTTAATCGTATGCTAATCCCGGATACGGTCGGAACCGGTGCCGATTCCCACACCCGTTTCCCGCTGGGGATTTCGTTTCCCGGCGGTTCAGGGCTGGTGGCCTTCGCCGCGGCAACCGGTATCATGCCGCTGGATATGCCGGAGTCAGTGCTGGTGCGTTTTACCGGTCACATGCAGAAAGGGATCACCCTGCGTGACCTGGTTCACGCGATCCCGCTCTATGCCATCAGACAGGGGCTACTGACCGTCGAGAAGAAAAATAAGGTCAACATCTTCTCCGGGCGAATCCTGGAAATCGAAGGGCTGCGCGGGCTAAAAGCAGAACAGGCGTTTGAGCTGGCAGATGCCTCCGCTGAACGCTCTGCGGCGGCCTGTGTCCTGCGTCTTGAGGAGGAAAACGTTGCCGACTATCTGCGATCTAATATCGCGCTGCTGCGCTGGATGATCGATCAGGGATACCAGCATGCGCCAGCGCTGGCACGACGCATAGCTGCTATGGAGGCATGGCTGGCTGATCCGTCGCTGCTGACGGCTGATGAGGATGCGGAATATGCGGCGGTGATTGAGATCGATCTGACAGAAATCACCGAACCGATTGTCTGTGTGCCGAATGACCCGGATGATGCCCGCCTGCTTTCCGACGTGGCTGGTTCGCCGGTTGACGAAGTGTTTGTCGGCTCCTGCATGACAAACATTGGTCATTTTCGCGCCGTCGGCCATCTCTTATCGGATGTCACGGATCTCCCCACCCGGTTCTGGCTGGCTCCGCCGACAAAAATGGATGCGCAGCAGCTC is part of the Pantoea sp. Ep11b genome and harbors:
- the citE gene encoding citrate (pro-3S)-lyase subunit beta, with translation MKKLRRSMLFLPGSSAAMLSTAFIYRPDSIMFDLEDAVSLKEKDSARLLVFHALQHPAYKDIETVVRINPLNTPFGLKDVEAAVRAGVDVIRLPKTDTPEDIYQLESEMARIEAACGRPVGSTRLMAAIESAVGVINAVAIAQSSPRLMGIALAAFDYVMDMQTERGDGTELFYARCAVLHAARAAGIDAFDVVYADIDDEAGFLKEVDLIKRMGFNGKSLINPRQIEILHNAYAPTQEEVDYAERVIAAAEEGDRQGLGVISLNGKMIDAPIINHARVVIERKNASGVRQ
- the citF gene encoding citrate lyase subunit alpha — its product is MSHLTEALQTLSGHARHYEPFSGANTRTPYLADIREKYQRKLFSSLDDVLARCALRDGMTISFHHAFREGDKVINYVMAALAEKGLKDLTLASSSLMTCNAPLIEHIKAGVIRKIYTSGMRGELAEAISHGLMAEPVEIHSHGGRVNLIEKGEISIDVAFLAVSCCDAYGNASGTGGRSRCGSLGYAMVDAHYARKVVLLTESIEPFPYLPASLIQDQVDYIVRIDSVGDPAKISVGAARVTSNPRELMIARAAADVIEHSGFFVDGFSIQTGSGAASTACTRFLESRMRKQNIVASFALGGITGSLVDLHEKGLIKKLLDTQSFDGVAAASLATNPNHVEISTSVYANPAAKAACCDRVDIVILSALEIDTDFNVNVLTGSDGVMRGASGGHCDVAAAANLTIVVAPLIRSRIPTVVREVTTRVTPGESVDVLVTDQGIAVNPARPEVKARLMAAGLPVVDIETLYQKTRLISGEPKPIAFTSRIVGVVRYRDGSVIDVVRQVKE
- the citX gene encoding citrate lyase holo-[acyl-carrier protein] synthase is translated as MSLTLEDVLEARETRARAQQAWLGRYGQSIVSATLVWPGEIKDSLMARRVMAEANNAIDQALRTHHWRVAAHEITFLCTGPEARWSISSPAWMIKHVMAHLEDTHPLGRLWDIDVFCPTAGLIKRSAIHQPMRRCFICHEPAHVCSRMRRHPQNELAQLIEELTNDYFSRPR
- the citG gene encoding triphosphoribosyl-dephospho-CoA synthase CitG, with translation MTISVVRVDADRARSIAWLAAEAMYKEVKLTPKPGLVDSENSGAHSDMTLMHFMASLRAISPWFPRFYVQGITTAGLPAPRTLQAIRSTGLACEQAMFKATGGINTHKGGIFSLGLLCAAAGRLEAGRIRLSQQNLCREVRAMCKGLVDRELSRSRAARTKGEQIFQVCGLTGARGEAETGFETVRRYGLPQWEKALGEGRSEEEALLTMLLALMAANPDTNLVSRGGLDGLRYAQRYAARLTKIENLSGSRLSQALTKMNAAFIKKDLSPGGSADLLAVGWVLSHYPTR
- a CDS encoding RBBP9/YdeN family alpha/beta hydrolase, with amino-acid sequence MTTQRLEQLSEMFTVILVPGLRDSDEHHWQSCWSRRFPLWKRIRQRNWRDPDIDGWISAIRREDFTCQRPAILVGHSFGALAACRLVQTQTLPVAGLVLVAPAEPSLFELEDRVLPRTLPTHSIMFVSHNDPLMSFKRAQFWSECWGARLIDIGDAGHINTAAGFGEWEYGLAQLADFGESLAWTQREN
- a CDS encoding bifunctional aconitate hydratase 2/2-methylisocitrate dehydratase is translated as MSENDNKNAQERALKNIPPEPLNREQTQALIASLNTATGEDKNRLIHQLAHCVPPGVDPAAEIKAAFLYQQIEKGRQAGILPPRQAIELLGTMQGGYNIQPLIDLLDDPQWADCAAEQLSHTILIFEKFSEVAGKARQGNPQAQKVMNAWAEGVWFTRRPALPDVITLTVFRVTGETTTDDLSPAPEAWSRPDIPLHALSMLSQPRDGVEPDEPGSRGPIRQLATLRSAGYPLVYVGDVVGTGSSRKSATNSLLWHIGSDIPWVPGKRSGGFVFGGKIAPIFFNTLEDSGALPVEMDVSGLETGMQIDLYPSRGEVRDSLSQRLITRFALKTAVLLDEVRAGGRIPLIIGRSLTAKAREALGLPASELFRQPDAPAPSAAGFTLAQKIVGRACGVTGIRPGQYCEPVVSTVGSQDTTGGMTRDELTDLACLRFSADLFMQSFCHTSAYPKPVDVKLHETLPDFVTRRNGVTLRPGDGIIHSWLNRMLIPDTVGTGADSHTRFPLGISFPGGSGLVAFAAATGIMPLDMPESVLVRFTGHMQKGITLRDLVHAIPLYAIRQGLLTVEKKNKVNIFSGRILEIEGLRGLKAEQAFELADASAERSAAACVLRLEEENVADYLRSNIALLRWMIDQGYQHAPALARRIAAMEAWLADPSLLTADEDAEYAAVIEIDLTEITEPIVCVPNDPDDARLLSDVAGSPVDEVFVGSCMTNIGHFRAVGHLLSDVTDLPTRFWLAPPTKMDAQQLASEGYFNRFIQAGARIEPAGCSLCMGNQARVRPGSYTVSTSTRNFPHRLGTGAHVYLASAELSAVAAILGKMPTAEEYLRYMEKMNGSDDEIYRYLSFDRLSHYQPEHDENKLIKRFSGLAL